CGAATAACTCAGCGGGCTCGAGAAAACGACCCTCCAATCGAATTTTTTGCAGGGCATCACGCAAATCATAAAAATGTGTTGCCGGGAAGCTGTCGAATTCACGAACAATTCTGCAGAATTCATCTACTTCGTTTAATTGCTGCAAAATGGTTTCATGCGATGTTTGAAATTGCATTTCCGCCACCCATTCGCTTCCCATGGTGCTGATGCACTTGTTGTTAAGTAGTTCGCGAATGCGGTCGAAACCGATTTTTACCTCAAAATTGTGTGGGTATATGTTTTGCATAGCTTTCTGTAAAATAAACTGCAAAAATAGAGAAATTTGTTGAGCATGCCCAGCATGAGGCCGTGCTATGTATTGCTTGCAAGTGCTTAATTACTTTGATGGGGGCTGGGACTTGATGACAAAGCATGCTTGCTGAGTCGGAGTACGAGGTGCTTAATTTTAGTCCGGTTATACGTGTAGCTTATGTGTATCAAACCATCGCGGCTTTGGATGATACAAGGATAGCTAAATTCTCCCTCCGTTTCATTTTCCAACTGCAGAATACTTTTCCACTCCTTTCCATCTGCAGAAAAATACAAGTCAAGCTGGTTTCTTCCTGCTTCCCACGATTTGCCACTTTTCATCGGATTATTAACCAATAATTTTGCTCCTGAAAATAAACTTGTTGCATCAATGCCCGAATTCGGATGCCTGATGGTTGTTGCCTGCACTTCCGACCAGGTCAATCCTTCATCTTCCGACCAGCTTTCCATTATTACATTTTGATTACTGCGAAGCAAGGCCTGAATACGATTATTGGGGTAAAGCAATAAGGTTGGCTGTATAACTTTTACTGAATCGGGCGATGGGATATTTATCTTTTGCCAGCTTAAACCATTGTCAGTCGACCTTTCGACATGTGATTTCCACAGTTCGTGGTTGGGTTCGGTGCTTGATGGACTAAGAATAACTCCCGAAGGTAAACGAACAGGCTTATTGCGAATTGGGCCTAAAATTCCTTTTGGTAATTCTTGCGGCTTTGTCCATGTAATTCCTTCATTATCAGAATTCATAAACAATCCCCACCAATCATTCGGGCTTGGTCCAGCTTTGTAATAAAGGGTAATTAGTGTATCATTATTTCTAAAAAGTACCGGATTCCAGGTTGGGTATCTTATGGTATCTGTTTTCCCATCAGCCACCATTTGCGGCTTGCTCCAGTTATTGTTCTCAAATACCGAGGTATAAATGCTCACGTTGGGGTGACGCTCGTACGGGCCTCCAAAAAATGACAAAAGTAAACCTTCGTTGGTTTCAATTATCGAAGAGGCATGGCATTGGGCATATTGCGTGGTATCGAAAATATGATACTCGGCCAACAGTTGAGCACTGATGTCATAATTTTTTGCTTGTTGTTGGCACCCGATTAGTAGTATTGCAACACAGGTAATTAGAAATGCAACTTTTTTCATCCGTTTAAAAATGTTTGTTTCCTGAGGTAAATGGTGGAACTCGCGATAACTTTTAATCTTCCTCGTTGGTGTAGTTTAAAATGCTAAAATTCATGCTCTTTGTGCACTATTAACCTTTTGGCACCTTTTCACCGGGGAAACGCCTGGCGTATTCTTCCCAAAATAGTTTTACCTCGCCTTTCATTTCTTTTGAAAGGAAAAGGATTCCGATGAGGTTCGGGATGGTCATTAAGGCGATGGTGATACCTGAAAGTGTCCAAACAATCGTAGTGTCGGTAAATGAGGCCAGAAAGAAGCCAATAACATAAATGAGCCTGTACCAAACCACTCCTTTCACGCCTACCAAATAGGTAACTGCTCGTCCGCCATAGTACGACCAGCTTATTGCAGTAGAAAAGGCAAACATAAGCAGGCCAATGGAAACGATGTACTTGCCCGATTCTCCAAACCAACTGCGGGTGAAAGCAATGGTGGTAAGTGGTGCACTGTGCATTAATGATTTACCGGAGATTGTAAGTCCGTTTTGTTTGCCAAGTTTTCCGTTTTTAACAGTGATATCTCCATTGTACGGCTGGTTGTTCACAAAAATTTTCACCTCTTCGGCTACAGAACGGGCATGAAAAAACGTGGGTTGATTTTGAATTACTCCGTTAACAACGGTTAGTTTGCCGTTAAAGGTTTTCAGTTCCTCTTCTCCGGCCAGGTAATTAAACAGTTTTTTTCTGTCCGTTTCGTTTTGATCGGAATAACTTCCTTCAAGAATTACCAGGTCGGCATCCTGGAATTTATTTTCGTGTTTTTCTGTCCACACACCGGAAGAAAGCAAAACCAAACCTGTTAAAGTACAGATTATTATGGTGTCGATAAATGGCTCAAGCAAGGCTACCAAACCTTCAGAAACCGGTTCGTGAGCGCGGGCAGCGGCGTGTGCAATTGGTGCCGACCCTTGTCCGGCTTCGTTCGAGAACAGTCCGCGGTTTACCCCCCGGTTAAAAGCAAAGGCAATACTGCCACCTAAAAAGCCACCCATGGCAGCAGTTCCGGTAAACACGTCGCCTACAATTGCGCTTATTGATGGGATTATATTTTCGTAGTTGAAAAGAATTACTGCCAATGCTCCGAGAAAATAAATAATGGCCATTAAAGGTACCAGGCGCGAGGTAACTTTTGCAATTCGTTTAATACCTCCAATAATAACCAGCCCAAGCAGCACGGCCAAAACACCACCGGTAAGCATGTGGTTTATTCCAAAAGTTTCGAAAAGCGAATTGGAAATACTGTTTATTTGTGGCAGGCTTCCGGTGCCAAAGGATGAAAGAATGGTGGCCACTGCAAATAATCCCCCCAAAAAAGTACCGGTTTTTATTACATTGTCGCCAATGGTTATGTTCAGCCTGTTTTTCATGAAATACATGGGGCCACCGGCAATTGAACCATCGGCTGCTTTTTCGCGGTATTTATGCGATAAGGTAACTTCAACAAATTTTGTGGTCATACCAACAGCAGCGGTTATCAGCATCCAAAAAAGAGCAGCCGGTCCACCTAGATGAATGGCAAGGGCTACACCTGCAATGTTGCCCGTTCCAACGGTGCCCGAAAGTGCAGTCGTTAATGCCTGAAAATGTGATGTGTCGCCTTCATCTCCTTCCTTGTCGAATTTCCCCCGAACAATGCGCAACGAGTGTTTCAGGTACCTAAACTGGGGAAATTTTAAATAGACGGTAAAGAAAATTCCGGTTCCGAGCAGTAAAAAAACGAACCATTGA
Above is a genomic segment from uncultured Draconibacterium sp. containing:
- a CDS encoding amino acid carrier protein — encoded protein: MNKLNDILSLIDGHIGGSQWFVFLLLGTGIFFTVYLKFPQFRYLKHSLRIVRGKFDKEGDEGDTSHFQALTTALSGTVGTGNIAGVALAIHLGGPAALFWMLITAAVGMTTKFVEVTLSHKYREKAADGSIAGGPMYFMKNRLNITIGDNVIKTGTFLGGLFAVATILSSFGTGSLPQINSISNSLFETFGINHMLTGGVLAVLLGLVIIGGIKRIAKVTSRLVPLMAIIYFLGALAVILFNYENIIPSISAIVGDVFTGTAAMGGFLGGSIAFAFNRGVNRGLFSNEAGQGSAPIAHAAARAHEPVSEGLVALLEPFIDTIIICTLTGLVLLSSGVWTEKHENKFQDADLVILEGSYSDQNETDRKKLFNYLAGEEELKTFNGKLTVVNGVIQNQPTFFHARSVAEEVKIFVNNQPYNGDITVKNGKLGKQNGLTISGKSLMHSAPLTTIAFTRSWFGESGKYIVSIGLLMFAFSTAISWSYYGGRAVTYLVGVKGVVWYRLIYVIGFFLASFTDTTIVWTLSGITIALMTIPNLIGILFLSKEMKGEVKLFWEEYARRFPGEKVPKG
- a CDS encoding sialidase family protein, whose protein sequence is MKKVAFLITCVAILLIGCQQQAKNYDISAQLLAEYHIFDTTQYAQCHASSIIETNEGLLLSFFGGPYERHPNVSIYTSVFENNNWSKPQMVADGKTDTIRYPTWNPVLFRNNDTLITLYYKAGPSPNDWWGLFMNSDNEGITWTKPQELPKGILGPIRNKPVRLPSGVILSPSSTEPNHELWKSHVERSTDNGLSWQKINIPSPDSVKVIQPTLLLYPNNRIQALLRSNQNVIMESWSEDEGLTWSEVQATTIRHPNSGIDATSLFSGAKLLVNNPMKSGKSWEAGRNQLDLYFSADGKEWKSILQLENETEGEFSYPCIIQSRDGLIHISYTYNRTKIKHLVLRLSKHALSSSPSPHQSN